A genomic region of Micromonospora sp. NBC_01796 contains the following coding sequences:
- a CDS encoding AraC family transcriptional regulator, with protein sequence MDIAMVAHPFVTLLVDLSEGEGLFYDTHGRHERGSVAIGLLPGDLRATGRGVGECLQIRLEPVAAAAVLGASTELSGTVIPLNDVWGRDAGRAEDRLRAAASWDERFTIAEEILGRRLGAHPPVDSEVAYTWRRTLTSRGQVRVDSLSAEVGWSRKRLWSRFRSQLGITPKRAARLVRFDHAAHLLAAGHPAASVATESGYVDQSHLHREVKAFAGLTPAAVADAPWLAIDDVAWPASSPARSAVTGGDHLR encoded by the coding sequence GTGGACATCGCCATGGTCGCGCACCCGTTCGTCACCCTGCTCGTCGACCTGAGCGAGGGAGAAGGCCTCTTCTACGACACCCATGGCCGGCACGAGCGCGGCAGTGTCGCCATCGGGCTCCTCCCCGGCGATCTTCGGGCAACTGGCCGGGGGGTCGGAGAGTGCCTTCAGATCCGGCTGGAGCCGGTCGCGGCCGCTGCGGTGCTCGGCGCATCAACCGAACTCAGCGGGACGGTGATACCCCTCAATGATGTCTGGGGCCGCGACGCCGGGCGAGCCGAGGACAGGTTGCGTGCCGCCGCGTCGTGGGACGAACGGTTCACGATCGCGGAGGAAATCCTCGGCCGACGGCTGGGCGCCCACCCGCCGGTCGATTCCGAGGTCGCCTACACCTGGCGGCGGACGCTCACCAGTCGGGGGCAGGTGCGGGTCGACAGCCTGTCGGCCGAGGTCGGCTGGAGCCGCAAGCGCCTGTGGTCCCGCTTCCGGTCCCAACTCGGCATCACGCCCAAACGCGCCGCCCGACTGGTGCGGTTCGACCACGCCGCCCACCTTCTCGCGGCGGGTCACCCCGCCGCCAGCGTCGCCACCGAGAGCGGCTACGTCGACCAATCCCACCTCCACCGCGAGGTCAAGGCATTCGCCGGGCTTACGCCCGCGGCCGTGGCCGACGCGCCGTGGCTCGCCATTGACGACGTCGCGTGGCCGGCTTCATCGCCCGCCCGGAGCGCTGTGACGGGTGGCGACCACCTACGTTGA
- a CDS encoding alpha/beta fold hydrolase has translation MSDYDAEHLHGMRVVHDGPRQAPALLLIHGSGFSGASWSPVVPALAGRHHVIRVDLPGCGQSPPALSYEVPIQAGRVAAMLDDLGLRRVTTVGHSSGGYIATALAEQRPNLVSSLALISSGPSPEALLPQPLLLRFLLAPPLGPLLWSRRSEAMIRRGISATCARAVDIPDDLVADVRGTTYRTFRTVLRRNTAYIAQRSVPERLAAIEVPMLVIFGTADRRWEPSSVHQYDAVPNARVELLPGVGHIPMFEAPERTSELLLGFTATVAETPPVLPEA, from the coding sequence ATGAGTGACTACGATGCGGAGCATCTGCATGGGATGCGTGTGGTCCACGACGGCCCGAGGCAGGCACCGGCGCTGCTGCTCATCCACGGATCGGGGTTCTCGGGCGCTTCCTGGAGCCCGGTGGTCCCGGCACTGGCCGGCCGCCATCACGTCATCCGGGTCGACCTCCCGGGCTGCGGCCAGTCCCCGCCCGCGCTGTCATACGAGGTGCCCATTCAGGCGGGCCGGGTGGCAGCGATGCTCGACGACCTCGGCCTTCGTCGGGTCACCACGGTCGGGCACTCCAGCGGCGGTTACATCGCCACCGCGCTTGCCGAACAGCGCCCGAACCTGGTGAGTTCGCTCGCGCTGATCAGCAGCGGCCCGAGTCCGGAGGCGCTCCTCCCGCAGCCGTTGCTTCTTCGGTTCCTGTTGGCCCCGCCTCTCGGCCCGCTCCTGTGGTCGAGGCGTTCGGAAGCGATGATCCGCAGGGGGATAAGCGCGACGTGCGCTCGCGCCGTGGATATCCCGGACGACCTGGTCGCCGATGTACGGGGCACCACGTACCGCACGTTCAGGACGGTGCTGCGCCGCAACACCGCGTACATCGCCCAACGGAGCGTGCCCGAACGTCTCGCCGCCATCGAAGTCCCAATGCTGGTGATCTTCGGTACCGCCGACCGCCGCTGGGAGCCGTCGTCGGTGCACCAGTACGACGCGGTGCCGAACGCGCGGGTCGAGTTGCTGCCCGGCGTCGGGCACATACCCATGTTCGAAGCCCCCGAGAGGACCAGCGAACTGCTGCTGGGCTTCACGGCAACAGTCGCTGAGACCCCGCCGGTGCTCCCCGAGGCCTAG
- a CDS encoding response regulator transcription factor, whose protein sequence is MVVETPNPRPRSTMHCAVSEPARVLPRAVLTPRQEQIALLVAAGSTNVEVATHLVISTHTVKHHLRGVFHKLGVASRRELRTTLPHPDTTNRFAQSCCLTSQERDIARRVSNGASNREVAAQLFISPSTVDYHLRKIFRKLGITSRRELARRDAPAAPRSDSAPLAAKSGHGRPGPNSGLPSPRPGSA, encoded by the coding sequence ATGGTCGTCGAGACCCCGAACCCTCGCCCGAGGAGCACCATGCACTGCGCCGTATCCGAGCCTGCCCGAGTCCTTCCCCGTGCGGTCCTGACCCCACGACAGGAACAGATCGCCCTGCTGGTGGCGGCAGGCTCCACCAACGTCGAGGTCGCGACGCACCTGGTCATCAGCACCCATACCGTCAAACATCACCTACGCGGGGTGTTCCACAAGCTGGGCGTCGCATCCCGCCGCGAACTGCGCACCACCCTGCCCCACCCCGACACGACCAACCGCTTCGCCCAGAGCTGCTGCCTGACCAGCCAGGAGCGCGACATCGCCCGCCGGGTCTCGAACGGCGCGTCCAACCGCGAGGTGGCCGCACAACTGTTTATCAGCCCGAGCACGGTGGACTATCACCTACGCAAGATTTTTCGCAAACTCGGCATCACCTCACGCCGAGAACTGGCGAGACGAGACGCACCTGCCGCGCCACGATCGGACAGCGCACCGTTGGCCGCGAAGTCCGGGCATGGTCGTCCGGGACCAAACTCCGGTTTGCCCTCACCGCGGCCGGGCTCAGCCTGA
- a CDS encoding cyclic-phosphate processing receiver domain-containing protein: protein MDTRRTIVLVDDLRSFVDGRSAEVARTSAAGVELLDRYRDRRMDELWLDHDLGGADTIWPVVEVLERAAFDRRPFDVGVINVHSANPAGAAKIAQVLRHWGYRVRVASGSADVGYLDGPG, encoded by the coding sequence GTGGATACCCGTCGAACGATCGTCCTGGTCGATGACCTCCGCTCGTTCGTGGATGGCCGTAGCGCCGAGGTGGCCCGCACCAGCGCCGCCGGGGTAGAACTCCTCGATCGGTACCGCGACCGGCGCATGGACGAACTGTGGCTGGACCACGACCTGGGCGGGGCTGACACGATCTGGCCGGTCGTGGAGGTCCTGGAGCGGGCTGCCTTCGACAGGCGTCCCTTTGACGTTGGGGTCATCAACGTCCACTCCGCGAACCCGGCCGGCGCGGCGAAGATCGCTCAGGTGCTACGGCACTGGGGGTATCGCGTCCGCGTCGCGTCGGGCTCCGCGGACGTCGGCTATCTCGACGGCCCTGGGTGA
- a CDS encoding S1 family peptidase gives MTTRAFRLPALVTAAVLIASAVFTAPVQANTVTAKPATASATDDKAVASAIAAYRTAYPQMSEAAARAAFDQQLTRKNLQLQVSANAAYGGSWFDAPSGVMHLSLTSPAAASEALKTAQKLGIRAEAHVVKRSWADLERLATSLRNNSVAKASNGVVGIDVKSNTVTLAVSGQNVSTVRAQGVPAGVTVVTGSNLARELDAGCTSRLDCDWTIRAGAILKYNGSPVCSVGFTARTSAGQRYSYTAGHCNSGGGTWSTGAQAIGPMTGAIVSGGLDAGIIRNDNPWFQYDAGGEIYIESGSRTMALNYVAPTMGYLLVGETVCLAANYTSPNGPNRCGIIGSTNDGGMVRVDGLDACGGDSGGGWYWLGSATYRVAYGIHSQSHYGCNGDQGGSQSWFSPIPQITPLWGLAIETRAS, from the coding sequence ATGACCACCAGGGCATTCCGGCTGCCGGCGCTCGTCACGGCGGCGGTCCTGATCGCCAGCGCGGTATTCACCGCGCCCGTTCAGGCGAACACGGTGACGGCGAAACCGGCGACCGCGTCGGCAACGGACGACAAGGCTGTTGCCTCGGCGATCGCCGCGTACCGCACGGCCTACCCCCAGATGTCCGAGGCCGCCGCCCGGGCGGCGTTCGACCAGCAACTGACCCGCAAGAACCTGCAGCTGCAGGTCTCCGCCAACGCCGCGTACGGTGGTTCCTGGTTCGACGCGCCGTCCGGCGTGATGCACCTGTCGCTGACCAGTCCGGCCGCCGCGTCCGAGGCGCTGAAGACGGCGCAGAAGCTCGGCATCCGCGCCGAGGCGCACGTGGTGAAGCGTTCCTGGGCGGACCTGGAGCGGCTGGCCACGTCCCTGCGGAACAACAGCGTGGCCAAGGCCAGCAACGGCGTGGTCGGCATCGACGTCAAGAGCAACACCGTGACGCTGGCCGTGTCGGGCCAGAATGTCAGCACGGTCAGGGCGCAGGGCGTGCCGGCCGGCGTCACCGTCGTCACCGGCTCGAACCTCGCGCGTGAGCTGGACGCCGGCTGCACCTCCCGGCTGGACTGCGACTGGACCATCCGGGCCGGCGCCATCCTGAAGTACAACGGCAGCCCGGTCTGCTCGGTCGGCTTCACCGCGCGTACCTCGGCCGGGCAGCGCTACTCCTACACCGCCGGCCACTGCAACAGCGGCGGCGGCACCTGGAGCACCGGTGCCCAGGCGATCGGCCCGATGACCGGCGCGATCGTGTCCGGCGGGCTCGACGCGGGCATCATCCGCAACGACAACCCCTGGTTCCAGTACGACGCCGGTGGCGAGATCTACATCGAGTCGGGCAGCCGCACCATGGCGCTGAACTACGTGGCTCCGACGATGGGTTACCTCCTGGTCGGCGAGACCGTCTGCCTCGCCGCGAACTACACCTCGCCGAACGGCCCGAACCGCTGCGGCATCATCGGCAGCACCAACGACGGCGGCATGGTCCGGGTCGACGGGCTCGACGCCTGCGGTGGCGACAGCGGCGGCGGCTGGTACTGGCTGGGCTCGGCCACCTACCGGGTGGCGTACGGCATCCACAGCCAGAGCCACTACGGCTGCAACGGGGACCAGGGCGGCAGCCAGTCCTGGTTCAGCCCGATCCCGCAGATCACCCCGCTGTGGGGTCTGGCCATCGAGACCCGCGCCTCCTGA
- a CDS encoding SDR family oxidoreductase: protein MRIAVAGATGNIGALTVAALERDGQDVVRISRSLGVDLSTGDGLDHALAGVDAVIDVTSGPATGHAEAVAYFGTTTRNLLAAGERAGVRHHVLLSIVGIDRVEGTAHYAGKREQERLVAAGPLPWTIVPATQFHDFAAMVASWTERDGVATIAPLLVQPIAPQDVADILAEIAPGGPQGRYADVAGPEPQDLVDMARRTNETRGHVVRLVPTWSAVFGPAMAGTVLLPGEGARIAPTTFDEWLVGQRADHTSGGGSIAELRSA, encoded by the coding sequence ATGCGAATCGCAGTCGCCGGGGCGACCGGGAACATCGGCGCCCTCACCGTCGCCGCCCTCGAACGGGACGGACAGGACGTCGTGCGCATCAGCCGTTCGCTGGGGGTGGACCTGTCAACCGGTGACGGGCTCGACCACGCCCTCGCCGGCGTCGATGCGGTCATCGATGTCACCAGCGGGCCGGCGACCGGCCACGCGGAGGCGGTGGCGTACTTCGGCACCACCACCCGGAACCTGCTCGCAGCGGGGGAGCGGGCCGGAGTCCGACACCACGTTCTGCTCTCGATCGTCGGGATCGATCGCGTCGAGGGCACCGCACACTACGCTGGCAAGCGCGAGCAGGAGCGCCTCGTGGCCGCCGGTCCGCTGCCCTGGACGATCGTCCCGGCCACGCAGTTCCACGACTTCGCCGCGATGGTCGCGAGTTGGACAGAGCGCGACGGCGTCGCGACGATCGCGCCGCTGCTCGTGCAGCCGATCGCGCCGCAGGACGTCGCCGATATCCTCGCCGAGATCGCCCCGGGCGGGCCGCAAGGCCGCTACGCCGACGTCGCCGGCCCGGAGCCACAGGACCTCGTCGACATGGCACGACGCACCAACGAAACGCGCGGCCATGTGGTGAGGCTCGTGCCGACGTGGTCGGCCGTCTTCGGCCCGGCGATGGCCGGCACCGTGCTGTTGCCCGGCGAGGGGGCTCGCATCGCGCCGACAACCTTCGACGAGTGGCTCGTCGGACAGCGAGCAGACCACACATCCGGCGGCGGCAGCATCGCCGAACTCCGGTCAGCGTAG
- a CDS encoding NADP-dependent oxidoreductase encodes MYEEAPRPKPGPGEVLVAVKAASMTPHELTWPATWTHTSDGTGPERTPIIPSHEFSGVVAESGAGVESPVEGDAVYGLIPFVRDGAAAEYVVLPAAVLAPKPATVDHDHAAALPLAASSAWQALVDHADLQAGQHVLVQGGAGGVGIFVVQLAAGLGARVSATAAAGDLGFVKGLGAEQVIDYAHDRFEDHVRDVDVVVDLVGGAAQSRSWSVLRPGGVLVTLVTPPDQQEAARYGVRGAYFIVEPNQNALRSIAEFVDDGRLRPVLDRVLPLSETRLGYEALETAKRHGKIVIHVAD; translated from the coding sequence GTGTACGAGGAGGCGCCGCGGCCGAAGCCGGGGCCCGGTGAGGTGTTGGTGGCCGTGAAGGCCGCCTCTATGACACCCCACGAGCTCACCTGGCCGGCAACCTGGACGCACACCTCGGACGGGACAGGACCGGAGCGCACGCCGATCATTCCGTCGCACGAGTTCTCCGGAGTCGTCGCGGAGTCCGGGGCGGGGGTGGAAAGCCCCGTTGAGGGGGATGCGGTCTATGGCTTGATCCCTTTCGTCCGCGATGGCGCGGCGGCCGAGTATGTCGTCCTACCCGCAGCCGTCCTGGCGCCCAAACCCGCCACCGTTGACCACGACCACGCCGCAGCGCTCCCATTGGCTGCGTCGAGTGCGTGGCAGGCCCTGGTGGATCACGCCGACCTGCAGGCCGGGCAGCACGTGCTGGTGCAGGGCGGTGCCGGCGGTGTGGGGATCTTCGTGGTGCAGCTCGCGGCCGGTCTCGGTGCTCGTGTGAGCGCCACGGCGGCGGCGGGCGACCTGGGATTCGTCAAGGGATTGGGTGCCGAGCAGGTCATCGACTACGCGCACGACCGCTTCGAGGACCACGTTCGCGACGTGGACGTGGTCGTTGATCTTGTCGGAGGGGCCGCGCAGTCGCGTTCCTGGTCGGTCCTGAGACCGGGCGGTGTCCTGGTCACCCTCGTCACCCCACCCGACCAGCAGGAAGCAGCCCGGTACGGCGTTCGTGGGGCGTACTTCATCGTCGAGCCCAACCAGAATGCGTTACGTTCCATCGCCGAGTTCGTCGATGACGGCCGGTTGAGGCCAGTACTGGACCGCGTGCTGCCCCTCAGTGAGACGCGCTTGGGTTACGAGGCGCTCGAGACGGCCAAACGCCACGGCAAGATCGTCATCCACGTCGCTGACTAG
- a CDS encoding RrF2 family transcriptional regulator — MKLPVSTEWLLHCAATLAQLDPGATASAAQLAQYYDLPAAYLAKQLQGLVRAGVLVATTGPRGGFRLAQPASEITLLRIVEAVDGASPPYECREIRQQGLGALPPDECRNTCVLAQKMAEAHDAWRRSLADVSLADIIATLPPTAPARTRSRLASTGSTPSHRSPESRAADPPPRPSR, encoded by the coding sequence GTGAAGCTGCCCGTGAGCACCGAATGGCTGTTGCACTGCGCCGCGACGCTGGCGCAGCTCGATCCGGGAGCCACCGCGTCGGCGGCGCAGCTCGCGCAGTACTACGACCTCCCAGCGGCGTACCTGGCCAAGCAGCTACAGGGGCTCGTCAGGGCCGGCGTGCTGGTCGCGACGACAGGACCGCGCGGCGGGTTCCGGCTCGCGCAACCGGCGTCCGAGATCACGCTGCTGCGGATCGTGGAGGCGGTCGACGGCGCCTCCCCGCCGTATGAGTGCCGCGAGATCCGCCAACAAGGACTGGGAGCACTCCCTCCCGACGAGTGCCGGAACACCTGCGTCCTCGCCCAGAAGATGGCCGAGGCGCACGACGCGTGGCGGCGCAGCCTCGCCGACGTTTCACTCGCCGACATCATCGCCACGCTGCCCCCGACAGCACCGGCCCGCACCCGATCCCGCCTCGCGTCGACGGGTTCCACGCCGTCGCACCGATCGCCGGAATCCCGTGCCGCCGACCCGCCGCCTCGGCCAAGTCGATGA
- a CDS encoding alpha/beta fold hydrolase, with protein sequence MPRVTVGSEGANPIEIYYEDHGTGTPVVLSHGYPLSGRAWEKQVAALLAAGYRVITYDRRGWGNSSQPASGYDYDTFASDVNVLLEKLDVRDAILVGHSMGTGDVARYLGRYGTGRVAKAVLLSPIPPFLLRTDDNPEGAPQSLFDGFIQAARADRYVWLKQFLENFYNLDVYGGSLVSDEAFRASWNVAVSGSPLAAVACIPTWLTDFREDLSKIDVPVLVIQGDQDRVLPIGVTGQRLSAFIGDMRLLVIEGGPHAIAWTHTDQVNAALLDFFQQ encoded by the coding sequence ATGCCCCGTGTCACCGTTGGCTCAGAGGGAGCCAACCCGATCGAAATCTATTACGAAGATCACGGCACCGGTACGCCGGTGGTACTCAGTCACGGATACCCACTCAGCGGGCGGGCCTGGGAGAAGCAGGTCGCCGCGCTGCTCGCAGCCGGTTACCGTGTCATCACGTACGACCGGCGGGGTTGGGGAAATTCCAGCCAGCCCGCCAGTGGATACGACTACGACACGTTCGCCAGCGATGTGAACGTGCTGCTCGAGAAACTGGACGTGCGCGACGCCATCCTCGTGGGTCACTCGATGGGGACCGGCGACGTTGCCCGGTACCTGGGTCGCTACGGCACCGGGCGGGTCGCGAAGGCCGTACTGTTGTCGCCGATCCCCCCGTTCCTCCTGCGAACGGACGACAATCCCGAAGGCGCACCGCAGTCCTTGTTCGATGGGTTCATCCAGGCCGCGCGGGCGGACCGGTACGTGTGGCTCAAGCAGTTCCTGGAGAACTTCTACAACCTCGACGTCTACGGCGGCTCGCTGGTCAGCGACGAGGCGTTCCGGGCCAGTTGGAACGTGGCCGTGTCCGGATCTCCCCTCGCCGCGGTGGCCTGTATCCCGACCTGGCTCACCGACTTCCGTGAAGACCTGTCCAAGATTGACGTGCCGGTACTCGTTATCCAGGGCGACCAGGACCGGGTCCTACCCATCGGAGTGACCGGCCAGCGGCTGTCCGCCTTCATCGGGGATATGCGACTGCTCGTCATCGAGGGCGGGCCGCACGCCATCGCCTGGACCCACACCGATCAGGTCAACGCCGCCCTGCTCGACTTTTTCCAGCAGTGA
- a CDS encoding phosphotransferase, producing the protein MTECGVEVSEDLVRHLLREQHPDLAELPLHEVAGGWGNQMWRLGDDLAVRMQRMDTSPDPQLKERRWLPLLAPRLPLPIPTPVRSGTPSERFPKMWTVMTWVEGTPLDHGTIARRDHAADMLAAFLKALHVEVPADAPGASDFGTHPKDSGDGFEHFLGAVDLVGFGFAEDDLRAVWDDAVATPEWPGPRVWVHGDLHPANVVIADGTLAGIVDFGALFAGDPAWDLGAAWLLLPEGGASRFFDSYAQVDEAMVRRARGLAAMKSLFLMLMGQNGDRGLPGGKPNWGPLGRSALDRVMKGL; encoded by the coding sequence GTGACTGAATGCGGCGTTGAGGTCAGCGAAGATCTGGTCCGCCACTTGCTGCGGGAGCAGCATCCGGACCTGGCCGAGTTGCCCCTCCACGAGGTGGCGGGCGGCTGGGGAAACCAGATGTGGCGCCTCGGGGACGACTTGGCTGTCCGGATGCAACGGATGGACACAAGCCCCGATCCGCAGCTCAAGGAGCGCCGCTGGCTGCCACTGCTGGCCCCACGTCTGCCGCTCCCGATCCCGACTCCGGTGCGGAGCGGTACGCCGTCCGAGCGCTTCCCCAAGATGTGGACGGTCATGACATGGGTCGAGGGCACGCCCCTGGACCACGGCACGATCGCCCGCCGCGACCACGCGGCCGACATGTTGGCGGCCTTCCTCAAGGCGCTGCATGTGGAGGTGCCCGCCGATGCGCCGGGCGCCTCGGACTTCGGCACCCACCCCAAGGACTCCGGGGACGGGTTCGAGCACTTCCTGGGGGCCGTGGACCTCGTCGGCTTCGGCTTCGCCGAGGACGACCTCCGGGCCGTGTGGGACGACGCGGTGGCGACCCCCGAGTGGCCGGGACCACGGGTATGGGTGCACGGTGACCTGCATCCCGCGAACGTCGTCATCGCCGACGGCACACTGGCGGGCATCGTCGACTTCGGCGCGCTCTTCGCCGGCGATCCGGCGTGGGACCTCGGGGCCGCCTGGCTGCTGCTGCCCGAGGGAGGCGCCTCGCGGTTTTTTGACAGCTACGCCCAGGTGGACGAGGCGATGGTCCGAAGGGCCCGCGGGCTAGCCGCCATGAAGAGCCTGTTCCTGATGCTGATGGGTCAGAACGGGGACCGCGGCCTGCCCGGCGGCAAGCCGAACTGGGGGCCCCTGGGCCGGTCGGCACTTGATCGTGTAATGAAGGGCCTCTGA
- a CDS encoding ATP-binding protein yields MYRELVRRAREALAGGDVVAGVRAYLTALELGRSPAFTDLPTSALSAPEFVAIERERAAVAVAASEAAIAHDMAGTVLTPLLSVAAAAPLDEALQACLMRAYVATGHRAEGVRVFERTRQRLAEELGVDPGPELREAYRELLASGWSPQDEPRPPDAPRPAQLPPPVAGFVRRNDVAAVLDDQLSDAFGDATIVITALGGMGGIGKTALAVHWSHQIADKFPDGQLYLNLRGLDPDGRVVSSEDALATLLASLGEPAVSSPQENVDAQAARYRSRLSGRRVLILLDNARDSDQVRPLLPASRGCLVIVTSRNRMTSLVTREGARYLQVDRLTGAESRQLLINRLGTRRATIDPDALDRVITLCAGLPLALAIVAARVALNPALPLSAVVTDVSAPSARLDALSSADSSDDVRSVFSWSYRALDPSTAQVFRALAAHPGPGISLESVASVAGVGRVRARELLTELMTANLLNESQSGRYVLHDLLRAYAGELLDEDKERPECERRLIMHYLHSARAAYARHHRMPVGTVNEPPSDVTPESFDSVPQAAAWYARERPALWATIDLALAHGLGRYAAAMVLAASAPGSNSIPAGRTQTVLAILDLVSALGEPLMEAELLRTVGEAFAPLPQADEYLRRALSIFEGAGELAGQADVLRNLAVLALSRGDHDAANAYGERSASLARQTGSQELLAVSLLTLTSARLGSDRLEAGTRVADEGLAIAVAKHLDHLKIYYAQLIAESSWKLGRLERAVKVSEWGLAEGVCESNGPRCAIAAILARAAFDLGDQVRAERGCQQFENLIADNGFRELIEVSGIGEAEGYRDMVAYVRARLSLMSGAS; encoded by the coding sequence ATGTACCGCGAGTTGGTCCGGCGCGCCCGCGAGGCGCTCGCCGGCGGGGACGTCGTGGCCGGCGTACGGGCGTACCTGACCGCTCTGGAGCTCGGCCGCAGCCCGGCGTTCACCGACCTTCCGACCAGTGCGTTGAGCGCGCCGGAGTTCGTCGCCATCGAACGGGAGCGCGCCGCGGTGGCGGTCGCGGCCAGCGAAGCCGCGATCGCCCACGACATGGCCGGCACCGTGTTGACCCCACTCCTGAGCGTGGCCGCCGCGGCGCCGCTGGACGAGGCGCTACAGGCGTGCCTGATGCGCGCGTACGTGGCCACCGGTCACCGGGCGGAAGGGGTGCGGGTCTTCGAGCGGACCCGTCAACGTCTCGCCGAGGAACTGGGGGTGGACCCCGGTCCGGAACTACGGGAGGCGTATCGGGAACTGCTCGCCAGCGGCTGGAGCCCGCAGGACGAGCCGCGCCCGCCGGACGCTCCCCGGCCCGCGCAGCTACCGCCGCCGGTCGCGGGCTTCGTCCGACGAAACGACGTGGCCGCCGTACTCGACGACCAACTGTCCGACGCATTCGGCGATGCGACCATCGTGATCACCGCGCTCGGCGGCATGGGTGGCATCGGCAAGACCGCTCTCGCCGTGCACTGGTCCCACCAGATCGCCGACAAGTTTCCCGATGGCCAGTTGTACCTGAACCTGAGGGGCCTGGATCCGGACGGACGCGTCGTGTCATCGGAGGACGCCCTCGCCACATTGCTCGCGTCACTGGGTGAGCCGGCGGTCTCGTCACCGCAGGAGAACGTCGACGCGCAGGCGGCTCGTTACCGCAGTCGCCTTTCCGGTCGTCGCGTCCTGATTCTCCTGGACAACGCACGCGACTCCGACCAGGTCCGCCCGCTGCTGCCAGCCTCCCGAGGCTGTCTGGTCATCGTGACAAGCCGCAACCGGATGACGAGCCTGGTCACCCGAGAGGGCGCACGTTACCTGCAGGTCGATCGGCTGACCGGGGCCGAGTCCAGACAGCTTCTGATCAACCGCCTCGGCACCCGCCGCGCCACCATCGACCCGGACGCGTTGGACAGGGTCATCACGCTCTGTGCCGGGCTGCCGCTCGCGCTGGCGATCGTCGCGGCCCGCGTGGCCCTCAATCCGGCCCTGCCACTGAGCGCGGTCGTCACCGACGTCTCGGCGCCATCCGCCAGACTCGACGCGTTGTCCAGCGCGGACTCGTCCGACGATGTCCGGTCGGTGTTTTCGTGGTCGTACCGTGCCCTCGATCCATCAACGGCGCAGGTGTTTCGTGCCCTCGCCGCCCATCCGGGTCCAGGGATCTCGCTGGAGTCGGTGGCCAGCGTCGCCGGAGTCGGCCGCGTACGGGCGCGCGAACTACTCACGGAGTTGATGACCGCGAATCTGCTCAACGAGTCGCAGTCCGGGCGGTACGTTCTGCACGACCTGCTGCGGGCCTACGCGGGTGAGCTTCTCGACGAGGATAAAGAACGGCCGGAGTGTGAGCGGCGTCTCATCATGCATTACCTGCACTCTGCCCGCGCCGCGTACGCGAGGCACCACCGGATGCCGGTCGGCACCGTCAACGAACCGCCGTCGGATGTGACTCCTGAATCGTTCGACAGCGTGCCACAGGCTGCCGCGTGGTACGCACGGGAACGGCCCGCGCTGTGGGCGACGATCGATCTGGCCCTCGCACATGGCCTGGGGCGATACGCGGCGGCTATGGTCCTCGCCGCATCAGCACCGGGCAGCAACTCCATACCGGCGGGCCGGACACAGACCGTACTCGCGATCCTCGATTTGGTCAGCGCGCTCGGCGAGCCGCTGATGGAGGCCGAACTTCTTCGCACCGTCGGTGAGGCCTTCGCCCCGCTGCCACAGGCCGACGAATATCTACGTCGAGCCTTGTCCATCTTCGAAGGCGCCGGAGAACTCGCCGGACAAGCCGACGTCCTGCGAAACCTCGCCGTGCTCGCGCTGTCGCGTGGCGACCACGACGCCGCCAACGCGTATGGCGAACGCTCGGCGAGTCTTGCCCGGCAGACGGGAAGCCAGGAACTGCTCGCCGTCTCGCTGCTGACACTCACGAGCGCGCGCCTGGGGTCCGATCGGTTGGAGGCCGGCACACGGGTCGCGGACGAAGGACTGGCCATTGCGGTGGCGAAGCACCTCGATCACCTGAAGATCTACTACGCACAGCTCATCGCGGAGTCCTCCTGGAAACTCGGCCGGCTCGAACGAGCGGTGAAGGTGTCGGAATGGGGATTGGCGGAAGGCGTCTGTGAGTCGAACGGTCCCCGGTGTGCCATCGCGGCGATCCTCGCGCGGGCCGCATTCGACCTGGGCGACCAGGTTCGCGCGGAACGGGGCTGCCAGCAGTTCGAGAACCTGATCGCCGACAACGGCTTCCGGGAACTCATCGAGGTCTCCGGCATCGGGGAGGCCGAGGGATACCGCGACATGGTCGCGTATGTCCGGGCCCGGCTGAGCTTGATGAGCGGCGCGTCGTAA